The Brassica oleracea var. oleracea cultivar TO1000 chromosome C7, BOL, whole genome shotgun sequence sequence NNNNNNNNNNNNNNNNNNNNNNNNNNNNNNNNNNNNNNNNNNNNNNNNNNNNNNNNNNNNNNNNNNNNNNNNNNNNNNNNNNNNNNNNNNNNNNNNNNNNNNNNNNNNNNNNNNNNNNNNNNNNNNNNNNNNNNNNNNNNNNNNNNNNNNNTTGTTTTTAGTTGGTTGATTATAATACTTAGATAGTATATTTATATTCATAAATTCATATTAATTGTTCCTTCTATCAGTATTTTATGTTATCTTTCATGCTAATTTGTTGTTGGTCTTCGTTACAAATTTTATTTAAAGTCTTAACTAACTTATTTGACATGCTTTCTTAGGCTCTTTATTTTATGCTAATTTATTGTTGATCTTTGTTATAAGTTTTTTTAAAAATCTTAACTAACTTATTTGACATGCTTTCGTAGGATCTATAATTTTTCATCTATCTTATAAATATTATTCTCTAAATATTTTCTTCCACATAACTCAACATAGAGCTTCTTAAATTTTATATGTATATGAAGTGAATCAGACTAATGATTATAAGAAATCATCGTATAGTTTGAAATTATTCTCTAGTATATCTAGTATTTTCTGGTGTGACGCATTTTTTGTCTATCGGATTTTGTCTTCGACTTGTAACATTGACATTCTATCCCGGATGTTTCTTTTGTTTTCATTCACTATTATTGTTCATTCACTTCAAACCCTATATTTTTATGTGTTCCTTGTTCATTGGGATTATGCGATTATTTGATTTGGATATTATTAAAGAAAGTACATTTGATATTGATTTCTAGTTTATTTTGAAAATACACTTTTTGAAATTTATTTTGAATAGTATATTTTATTTTGTGTTCATGCAAGTTAAAAATCATATATTCTTTTTATTTTATTTTATTTTAGTTAATTTTCTGTTGTTAAATTTCCAAATATTTAGTATATATATGAGTCATTTCCATTTTAATGATTTATTTATTAGTTTTCCTTATTTGATGTTGAATTCTATTGTGTATTGAAATAATCAGTTTTGGTAATTTTAACATTTTAAAAATAGTAAATTTGTAATTATGATTTTTAATATTTTGATTGGTTATTTATAATTTTTCTATGATATTTTATTTTAATTTTCGAAAACATATTATATATTAAGTTGAATCATATATGATTCTTTGCCTTTTGTAAGTTTACCATATTTAAATTGATTTATATTTTATTTTGAAATGAACGATTTTAAGTAATATTTACATTTTTAGAAATAGCAAACTAAAATGATGATTTGTCATATTCCTATTGATCTTGTATTTTTAAATTAATTATTCTTTTCATTATTTATTTTTTTAATTTTTCGAAAAAATAATAAACATTATGTTAACTTAATATAGTATTTATATTTTTGTAAATGTATCTTATTTGATATTGAATTATATTTTAGTTTGAAATAAACATTTTTTTTGTAATATTAACATTTTGAAAAATAGTAAACTTAAATAATGATTTGTCATACTACGATTCATGGTTTAAAATCCTATGTGGACGCTCTTAAAGGCTTATAGCCTCAACTTTTATATAGTATAGATTTTGGTAAATTTTCCTATTTTAAAACGGTACCGTTTAAACTAATAATTAATTTGAATCAAAATCATTTAAATCAAAATTAACTAGGTAGACCAAACTATAACTTAAATCAAACCAAGAATAAAGTTGGAAAAAGCCATAATCTACTTGAAACCAGCGTCAAGTGTATTCCTCCTTCATTATTTTCATCATTTTTTGTTTTCATTTATGGTGCAAATAAAAATGGTTTGTGGTATATAGATATTTGAAAAAACAATGGTTATTTGGTGTTGATAAAATTAAAAAGAATAAAAATATAGCGGTGAACACCTAGCTTAATTTTTACACTAATCCTCTCTTCTTTCTCCCAAGCCATCAACTTCAATCCGATCAATTTCTTGCCTCTCCGGTGGCTGGTATTCCTTGCCGGCGCTGGAGAGGCAAACCCTCTGTCCTTTGTTTGTTTTTCGCTTTTGTCTTCCAGGCTTTAACTGTTTTTTGGTGAGGAGTCTTGCCGATTATGCCTTTAGTTTTTCTGTTGCTGCGATGAGGAAGGTGGTGTTCCATGGTGTATTCCACTTGACAGCAATGTGGATGTACAAAGTGTTGCAAAACCCTAAAGAGTTGGAGATGATGTTCTCTTCCCCTTAGTTTTCCAATAATTCTTGTCTCCAATGTTCTTATGGTGGTCATTTAGTCGTTTCAGGAGCATCTACTGCTCTTCTTTGAGGCTGTTTGGTCTTTGGTTAAATTATTTGTGTTGTAATGTTTTGTCCAAGGAATTGGGTCTGCGTTTTTTTGGTGGTGACATTGTATGTGATCCATCAATCTTGACTATCTATATGAGTTGTACTTTGCATTTCAAGCCTATTCAACGGTAGCTTTACAAAAACTAACTCGGAACAAAATTGATAAAGGCTATGGAAGAAAGATCTATCTAGATGATGAGAATTATTGTCATGTTTTCGTTCAAGGTATTAGAAGTCCTTCTGCTATTGATGGAATGGAAACACCTAATCTAACTTATTTTGAAGCAAGACGAGTTTGGTATGGCTAATGCGTCAACAGTGATTTTTCTTATGGCTAGTTTCGATGAGGAAAGATCATTAGTGTCTCATTATGGTTTTGCCTTTATTCTTCTATGATGTAATATGTTTTAAATCAGTTTCAATAAAATAAAATGTTAAAACAATAACATTTGTTGCGAAAATTTCATTCAAATGATAATCTCATATTAACAAGATTAATTAGATATAATTGGTGGGACTTGTGTATAACCAAATATTGGAATGTTCTAAATGTCGAGGGCTGACATTGCCGTAACTGCAATCTGTAAGTGTTAAGGATGGACTCTAGATACGAGGTTCACAGCTATTTCTAGTTTAAATGGACAGACCCATATAAGCATGATTAATCTCGTTCTCTTAGTCGGGGTTCTTAACTCATGATTTAATACTTTTTTTTTACACTTTTTGGCTAAGAGACGACTCTTATATCTCTTATCTAAGAAACGGTTCTTAGCTTTTCTTAGTTAAAATCTAAAAAAATTTAAAAATCGTCTCTTACCCAAAGTTAAGAAACTCAGTCTCTTAAGAACTCCAGTTAAGAGATTGGATTAATGATGGTCTTAACATAACACTAGTAAAGATATCTGGCCCAAAGAGTGGTTTTGCTCCCGATTCAAAATAATGGTCTGCAAGATTAATGGTTAAAAATCGTCATTATCTTGAGAAGGAGTATTATGGTTATCTAAGGATGAGCATTAATCTCTAAAGAGTGTAAGAATATATAAGTGATTTGACCAATCCTCTAATTGTCAATAATTAATTTGGACTGAAAATTAACATAGTTACTTTAGCATTAAAGAAATTTATCATCGTCGACAAAAAGAAAGAACTTTATCATCTCTGGTTCTTGGGTATCCTTGGCTGGAGAGCCGTGCCTCGGTAAGAAAAATTGAAACATTCGCCTACGGCATCAGATTTTTACAAAAACTTAAGTGCATCATCTTTTACTAATCTTATATAAAGTCCAGGGCATAAAATAATTAAAAGATTAGAGTTATGATCAACACTGGAGTTTCTTAGATAACAAAACGAAAACAGTTGATAATTATTAAAAAAATAGAATGGTTAAAGTGGTTTTTTTTTAAACACGGTTAAAGTGGATACTGATATACTTTTAGTGCCAAAAAAAATAAAATTTTACATTTGTTTCATATTTATCTATAAAAATTAATTATAAAATAGAATTATTTTTTTTTTAATTTTCAAACTAAAATAAATATTTTTTGTAATAAATATTTTGTTGGTTAATTTAGTTTACATGTTTCTACTCTGTAGTAATAAGTATTATTATCTTTAATGCAAAAGTTTTTATAAAATAATTTGTCAATAGCTTATGGCAGCTATAAACGTTCGCACGGCTCTATTCGGATGTAGCTTAAATCTTGAAGAGTAACAAAAGATGTCGAGGAATTGAAATCTATTCCTAAGAATTCTAAAGCATCTCTCAGAAACTTTTGATAAGAGAATTTGTATTGCTTACACATTTGTTGTTACTATTTTGAAATAGATAATCAAAGTTGTTACTATTTTGAAATAGATAATCACAGTTATATATAGTTATAGAACAAGACTTAGGTTCACCCCCTAGGGTGAACCTTTAAATTCACTTCTCTTTCTATGACCAATCAAATTGCCATGTAGATAATTAATTAAAAAATATTAAACTTATTTAAAAATAACTAAAAAAACAGAATAATGCCAATTTTAATGCCGATGACGCCGTTACTTAAACCGTAAACCCTAAATTTTAAATTCTAAACCCTAAACCTTAAATCCTAAACCCAAACCCTAAACCCTAAACCCTATACCCAAATCCTATACCCTCAAATTATNNNNNNNNNNNNNNNNNNNNNNNNNNNNNNNNNNNNNNNNNNNNNNNNNNNNNNNNNNNNNNNNNNNNNNNNNNNNNNNNNNNNNNNNNNNNNNNNNNNNNNNNNNNNNNNNNNNNNNNNNNNNNNNNNNNNNNNNNNNNNNNNNNNNNNNNNNNNGGGTTTTAAGTTACTGTTTGGGTTTAGGGTCTAGGATTTGGTTTAGGGTATAAGGTTTGGATTTAAGGTTTACTGTTTGGGTTTAGGGTCTAGGATTTGGGTTTAGAATATACAGTTTGGTTTTAGGGTTTAGGATTTGGGTTTAGGGTATAGAGTTTGGGTTTTAGAATTACGGTTTAGGGTTAAAAAATTAAGATTTCGGGTTTACGGTTTAGATGGCGGTGTCAGCGTTGTTAAAATTAGCATTATTTTTTTTAGTTATTTTAAAATAAATTTAATATTTTTTAATTAATTATCTACGTGGCAATTTGATTGGTTCTAGAATGAGAGGTGAATTTAAAAGTTCACCCTATGGGGTGAACCTAAGTTTTTTTCATAGTTATATATTCAAGCCCGGCTTAAACTTTTCGTGGGCCCTGTGCTTTACACTAAGATAGGTTTCTAAGAAAATTGTTTATAGTAAATGAAAAGAATTTCTTAGCTAAAATTTGTGGACCAGAATTACTCAAATATTTAAATATAATTTAGTTTCCAGTTTCAATTACAGGTTTGTATATGTGGTTTCTTCTTCCCAATGATACACGCTCTCCTGCATATTTTGTTGAGCACTCTCTGCAATATTTGCTAGATAACGACATCTTTTTGGAAATACAGGGCCCTAAATCCTAAAGAAATTTGTAGAAATTTTTTTGGACCCTGTGCTTTTGCATTGTCAGCAGTCCCTTAGAGCCGGCACTGTATATATTGGTATATAATCACCAGTTATACCAATATCTAATTCATACGTTTAACATCACATCTGTAAGCCAAAAGAGTGATGAAATATTATGTCGCGATGATTACCATAAAAAAAAAATATTATTTTGCGATTTTTCACTTGTTTAGATAAAGAATCAAATACACCGAGATCATGCATGTAATTTGTAGACTCTTATCAGCTCCTATGAAAGGGATTGACAAGCTCAGAATGATAACTCGGACTTCCTCGTATAAAAGAATCTATCTCCTGTGTCTAAACAAAGTATCTTCATTCATATTGAGTCATTGACTGTCATTTCCGAAATATTATTAGATCCCGAGGCGGCAGCGAAACAAATAGCTGTTTTCTTTTCATCTTTGTTCTTCAGGGCCAGATCATTTTTTACTCATTCTTGTAAAAGCAGATGCTTGATAAAACCCCTCCCTTGTTCTTCGTTAGGCAGGCGTCTGAACGGACTACATGATTGTTAAGATCAATTATTACCTTTCCAATTACCTTCTGAAACAGTTTGATACAGAGAAACATAGAGAGAGATTCATGTATTCATCTCTTCCAGGAGTGAAAATTTACCCAGGAGATGAGGTGTTTGTACCTGCAATATCCACTCTCACAGTCACAGCTTCCTGACTATTCGTTGTTCAGTTTCTTGAGAAGGGCTAACCGGCTCTGTTAAAACTGTTCATTTCATAATGGTATTGATAGGTATTGTAACCGAAGACAGTGCTTGAACTAAAACAAATACTACAATATATGCTTCAACGTAACAGACCAAACTAGAATGCCAATCAAGTAATAAAGTTAAAAGGAACTGTCTAGTAACAACTTTTATTTCATTAACCTTCCAATTTGGAACAAAAAACACACTACAAAGATTACAGGGAACAGACACAAATCTGCAATATCAGTCTTATCCCCCAGATTAATTAAGACAAAAGCTATAACAACAAACACTATAAAGCATTACAAACATTACAACTTATCCTTTCATTTGATTATTCAAATGTCAAAATTCTCCATCTGAACACTGCTCTTCAAAGGCACATAGTCACCAAGATACCCACCAAGATGATCGTGCAACGCGGACTTATCAATGGCCTGATGGTGAAAGCTCTTGCAGACATAGTAAAACACACTCTGCACAAGCAACCCAACAAGATTCACAATGACTAACACACCAACCAAGAACCCTCCAACAACAATCCTCGCAAACAACCCGAAATCATCTCCTCCACGAACCACCACACCTCCGAAAACACCAGCGATGAACCCGCAGAGAGCAAGATACATAAACACCATGGAACACGCCATGTGAGTCCTTCCTTTAAGCAACTCATAGCTCTTCCTCATCGCGGCGATCCCATAGACAGGCTCGAGAACAGAGACGACGCTAGCTAAATGCCACCAAGCGGTCATGTAAACATGAACGCCAAGAAACAGAACGAAGATCACAACCATCGAGAAGACAGCGAGGATCACGCTCTGTAGATCGATGGCCACGATCAAGATCACGAGAAACATCAAGAAGACGGAGTTGTAGACGAGCATACAGAGGGAAACCCAGAGGAACGTGATGAAGAGACGTTTGAGAACGAGAGGGATGGCCGACATTGTGGAGGAGAAAGACACCGGTTTGCTGGTGTAGAGAGACGCGACGGTGAAGACGACGGCGGCGGTGGAGAGGAGGGAGAAGGCGAAGAGGAAGATGATGTAGATGAATTGGTAGACGAAGAGGAGAGTCCATTGGTGGTTGGTCTGGGACTGGTCGGCGGAGGGAGGAGAAGCGTCGAGCTGGTTCAGGATGGGTTGGGTGAAGAGGGAGTGAGCGAGGATGGCGAAGGAGAGAGGGAAGATTAGGGTTAGGGTTATGAGGTAGAATGTTCTCGGGGAGAATTTGGGGATCGTGGTGGATTCACGGAGTATGCCTCCGATGCTGAGAAATTGAAGCTCCTCCGCCGCGAGATCCATTAAGGGTTAGAAGCGATCGGGAAGATGAAGCTGGGAAGCTGGCAACTTTGTCTGTTCACGAGAGATCTCAACGCAGAGAGGGGAGAGGGGAGAGGGAGGAGGATGAGGAATGTTACTTCATGGTTAAAACAATTCTTTCTTTCTTTCTTGGGAAATGAGAAAATGACAATTCTATAATTAGGATTAAGGACACGACACCAACGATATAGGGTCAAAGAAACATTTAAGTTCACTAATTTTTTTAAAAAAATTAAAAATCTACTAATTGTTTTTTCTTTATGTTGTAATTCAAAATTAGAAAAAATAAATATATTTGTTTTAGTAGAGGGACATACAATACTCATATTTCACAAGTCACAACTATATTTTTGGAAACAAATCTTATAGTTATAAAGTTTAGCTTAATACTCCTAATAAGTCTATATTTATTTTTTTTGATAAAACATTTAAGTTTATTTTGGTCGTTTTTATTTTTAAGATCTATATTTGTGATAAAAACTTTTTTTATGTCTATCCTATGAAATTTCTCATTTATAAATATCAAAACTTATTATCCCCAATAAGTTGGTTGATTGAATACTATTTACGTATGGTGAACAAAATAACCAAATTGAGTCGAGCCAACCCAAAAATTAATCTGAATCGAACCAAATCGAAGATAAATACTCGAATGAGTTTTTCTATGGCAAACTTGAAAAGAGCCTCACTCGGCAAATCCTTGGCCCTTTTCTTTCTTTTTTTCTGCTCGGCCGATTCATCGATGAGTTAAACCTTTATACGAAATATTTTTTTGATAAAATATTTAAATTTATTTTGGTCATTTTTATTTTTAAAGTCTATATTTGTGACAAAAAAATTTTAGGTTTATTCTATGGAATTTCTCATTTATAAATATCAAAACTTATTATCCCCAATAAGATCGTTGATTGAATATTATTTACGTATGGTGAACAAAATAACCAAATTGAGTNNNNNNNNNNNNNNNNNNNNNNNNNNNNNNNNNNNNNNNNNNNNNNNNNNNNNNNNNNNNNNNNNNNNNNNNNNNNNNNNNNNNNNNNNNNNNNNNNNNNNNNNNNNNNNNNNNNNNNNNNNNNNNNNNNNNNNNNNNNNNNNNNNNNNNNNNNNNNNNNNNNNNNNNNNNNNNNNNNNNNNNNNNNNNNNNNNNNNNNNNNNNNNNNNNNNNNNNNNNNNNNNNNNNNNNNNNNNNNNNNNNNNNNNNNNNNNNNNNNNNNNNNNNNNNNNNNNNNNNNNNNNNNNNNNNNNNNNNNNNNNNNNNNNNNNNNNNNNNNNNNNNNNNNNNNNNNNNNNNNNNNNNNNNNNNNNNNNNNNNNNNNNNNNNNNNNNNNNNNNNNNNNNNNNNNNNNNNNNNNNNNNNNNNNNNNNNNNNNNNNNNNNNNNNNNNNNNNNNNNNNNNNNNNNNNNNNNNNNNNNNNNNNNNNNNNNNNNNNNNNNNNNNNNNNNNNNNNNNNNNNNNNNNNNNNNNNNNNNNNNNNNNNNNNNNNNNNNNNNNNNNNNNNNNNNNNNNNNNNNNNNNNNNNNNNNNNNNNNNNNNNNNNNNNNNNNNNNNNNNNNNNNNNNNNNNNNNNNNNNNNNNNNNNNNNNNNNNNNNNNNNNNNNNNNNNNNNNNNNNNNNNNNNNNNNNNNNNNNNNNNNNNNNNNNNNNNNNNNNNNNNNNNNNNNNNNNNNNNNNNNNNNNNNNNNNNNNNNNNNNNNNNNNNNNNNNNNNNNNNNNNNNNNNNNNNNNNNNNNNNNNNNNNNNNNNNNNNNNNNNNNNNNNNNNNNNNNNNNNNNNNNNNNNNNNNNNNNNNNNNNNNNNNNNNNNNNNNNNNNNNNNNNNNNNNNNNNNNNNNNNNNNNNNNNNNNNNNNNNNNNNNNNNNNNNNNNNNNNNNNNNNNNNNNNNNNNNNNNNNNNNNNNNNNNNNNNNNNNNNNNNNNNNNNNNNNNNNNNNNNNNNNNNNNNNNNNNNNNNNNNNNNNNNNNNNNNNNNNNNNNNNNNNNNNNNNNNNNNNNNNNNNNNNNNNNNNNNNNNNNNNNNNNNNNNNNNNNNNNNNNNNNNNNNNNNNNNNNNNNNNNNNNNNNNNNNNNNNNNNNNNNNNNNNNNNNNNNNNNNNNNNNNNNNNNNNNNNNNNNNNNNTTAAATTTTAAGTTAATTGTTTCAAATTTCACTACTAAGAAGGGCATCAAATCCCCGATTTTTTTTTTTTTTTTGTTAGGCAAAACACATTTTCATTTTTTTTTTCTGTTTACAAAGTATATAAAATATTAAAATCACAAGAAAACCATATACAATGGCAAGGGTAGGCAAAACCCCAACTCGAAAATCTGAACCGGAATGGATCCTTTATCTTTAGCATTTTGGGTTTTGAATTTTACTCAAACTAAATCTGTATCCGAACAGATATTAATAAAAACTCCGAAATTTCAAAACATCAACAAAACATACCAAACTCGAACTCAATATCGAATAAATATCCAAATATTCAAAGATTCTAATAAATATCTTAAAATAAGTATTTATTACATAAATAACTAACTCAAATACTATGCTTAATGTAAATTTTAGTGTTTGGTCAAATGTTGAGATTTTTTTAGTGTTTTAGAATTGTATTGAAGTTTAATTATAAATAAGTTTGCTTTGGAGTTTAAACAATATTGTTTTATTTTTAAAATATAAATAACATTTCATATATATATAGAGTTGTTATTGCTACTTTAGTTTTTTTTCCCTCTTCCTCTTTACAATTATTTCTAAATAATGTCACCATCTTATGGTAGTGCAAATTGTTCAAATTTGCCAAATTTGTGAATTCAAATGTGTACTTTTGTCTCAAAAACATTCACTTGGGTAATCGAAACTCAAATTAGAATCAAACCTTTGTTTAAAACAGATTCAACCCGGCTTGTGATGTGTTTCTAGACCCAAACCAAACCGAGAAAACCCGAAGCAAACTTTAAGAATATCCGATTGGAACTAAATATGATGCCTTTGAATAACTGAAACCTGATATTTCGGTTTGGTTAAATAAATTAATTTTATTTCAAATAGAAGAAAAGCGGTTAGACGTTACTCATGAATTTTATTTCAAATTATAACTATGTGTAAATACATGATTAACATAGTAATATTTTGGGCAATTCTCCTATCATTTTCAAATTTTGATCACAAAAATAGATCATAAGAAGTAAAATGACCAAAATGTTTCATTTAACAGGTAAACAAACCCTAATACCTTAAATATATAAAAAAAATTAAAAATTAAAAATAAATTAAAAATAAAATAAATTTTTTTTTATAGTTTTAGGTTATATGTTTTCAATTTTGAATTTTCTTATAATTTTTTTAATAATTTATTTCGAATTTCTTTTTTCTTTTTCAAATTTTATTTTTGTAATTCGAAAATACTTTTTGAAACTATTTTTAAAAATTATATTTTTTATTTTATAAAATTTTAAATCTCAATCTCAAATCCCCACACCTTAACTCTATACTCTAAAGTTTGAATTAGTTAACCACGTGGGTATAAGTGTATATTTACCTCTTTAATGAAATATTTTGGTCATTTTGGTCTTTAGAGTCTATATTTGTGACATAAATTTTTTTAGTGCTATTCTAGAATATTTCTTTAATATCTTTAACGAAATATGAAGAATTGGTCAGTTAACAAATTGATCAGCTAATGAAACGAGAAATGAGAAAATGACAATTCTATAATTAGGATTAAAGACACGACACCAACATTATAGGGTCAAAGAAACATTTAAGTTCACTAATTTTTTTTAAATTAAAAATCTACTAATTGTTTTTTCTTTATGTTGTAATTCAAAATTAGAAAAAATAAATATATTTGTTTTAGTAGAGGGACATACAATACTCATATTTCACAAGTCACAACTATATTTTTGGAAACAAATCTTATAGTTATAAAGTTTAGCTTAATACTCCTAATAAGTCTATATTTATTTTTTTTGATAAAACATTTAAGTTTATTTTGGTCGTTTTTATTTTTAAGATCTATATTTGTGANNNNNNNNNNNNNNNNNNNNNNNNNNNNNNNNNNNNNNNNNNNNNNNNNNNNNNNNNNNNNNNNNNNNNNNNNNNNNNNNNNNNNNNNNNNNNNNNNNNNNNNNNNNNNNNNNNNNNNNNNNNNNNNNNNNNNNNNNNNNNNNNNNNNNNNNNNNNNNNNNNNNNNNNNNNNNNNNNNNNNNNNNNNNNNNNNNNNNNNNNNNNNNNNNNNNNNNNNNNNNNNNNNNNNNAAAAAATTTTAGGTTTATTCTATGGAATTTCTCATTTATAAATATCAAAACTTATTATCCCCAATAAGATCGTTGATTGAATATTATTTACGTATGGTGAACAAAATAACCAAATTGAGTTGAACCAACCCAAAAATTAATCTGAATCGAATCAAATCCAAGATAAATACTCGAATGAGTTTTCCCTATGGTATTTCGGTTTTAATTTTTATCCGAACAAAATGGATATCCAAATAAATTTTAAAAATTCAAAAATCCAAAAGAAAAATCATGCCAAAATTCAACCCGAATAAGTACCCAAAATATTCAAAGCTTGAAATGAGAACTTAGAATAATTATTTGTTACATAAATAATAACTCAAATACTCAAGTTAGTGTATAATTTTGTTTCTTAAGTTCAAATAATATTTGCTTTACTCCTATTTTGAAGTTCTAATATTATTTTCTTACATTTATGGAGTTGGTAGCCGGTAGTTTTAACTTGTTTATGTTTTACTCATAGCAACCCCTTCTGGATCATGTTAGAAAGTTTTTGTTAGTGTAAATTGTTCAAATTTGCCAAATTTGTGAATTCAAATGTGTACTTTTGTCTCAAAAACATTCACTTGGGTAATCGAAACTCAAATTAGAATCAAACCTTTGTTTAAAACAGATTCAACCCGGCTTGTGATGTGTTTCTAGACCCAAACCAAACCGAGAAAACCCGAAGCAAACTTTAAGAATATCCGATTGGAACTAAATATGATGCCTTTGAATAACTGAAACCTGATATTTCGGTTTGGTTACATAAATTAATTTTATTTCAAATAGAAGAAAAGCGGTTAGACGTTACTCATGAATTTTATTTCAAATTATAACTATGTGTAAATACATGATTAACATAGTAATATTTTGGGCAATTCTCCTATCAATTTCAAGTTTTGATCACAAAAATAGATAATAAGAAGGAAAATGACTAAAATGTTTCATTTAACAGGTAAACAAACCCTAATACCTTAAATATATAAAAAAAAATTAAAAATTAAAAATAAATTAAAAATAAAATAAAATTTTTTTTATAGTTTTAGATTATATGTTTTCAAATTCGATTTTTTTTATAATTTTTTTAATAATTTGTTTCGAATTTCTTTTATTTTTTTTCAAATTTTTTTTTTGTAATTCGAAAATACTTTTTGAAACTGTTTAAAATTTTTATTTTAAAATTTTTAATATTTATTTATTATTTTATAAAATTTTAAACCTCAGTCCCAAATCTCCTCCCCTTAACTCTAAACCCTAAAGTTTGGATTAGTTAACCCTAGAGGTATAAATGTATATTTACCTATTTAGTAAAATTTTATTTTTTATTTTATAAAATTTTAAATCTCAATCTCAAATCCCCACACCTTAACTCTATACTCTAAGGTTTGGATTAGTTAACCACGTGGGTATAAGTGTATATTTACCTTTTTAATAAAATATTTTGGTCATTTTGGTCTTTAGAATCTATATTTGTGACATAAACTTTTTTAGTGCTATTCTGGAATATTTCTTTAATATTTTTAACGAAATATGAAGAATTGGTCAGTTAACAAATTGATCAGCTAATGAAACGAAAAACAACTCAGAATTTTTAATCAGAAGTAAATCCTCATAATACATGAAAAAATGTCAGATATAATATCGTCTATGTGTTTCTTGTAGTTTTTAATAGCGTAATAATCAGACAAAAAAAAAACAAATTGATCTGGTAATGAAACGAAAGGTTGAAAAGGTTAGTTTAAACGAAAGAAACACTACTTTCCCAACTCTATCCCTAAAGCCACAACGCCGGCAAGTTCTTCCCTCATCCTTCGATCGCTACATTTACAGAAACTGATTCTTAATCTGATAAACTCTTCTTCACCATCCTCTAGCCATGAAATCCGATAGAGTCAGCGAATTGCCAGATCCTTTGCTAACTCAGATACTCTCCAACCTTCCGATCATCGATTCCGTCAAAACAAGCGCTCTATCGAAGAGATGGGAGTCTCTCTGGCTAAACGTCTCGACACTCGACCTAAACGACAGAGACATCGCTCCACCTTACAAGAAACTATTCGCGAGCTTCATCGATTCCTTTCTCGAGCACAACTTCGAGTCGCGCTTCCAAAAGCTCAAGATCAAGTACGACGAATGCAAC is a genomic window containing:
- the LOC106301439 gene encoding uncharacterized protein LOC106301439; this encodes MDLAAEELQFLSIGGILRESTTIPKFSPRTFYLITLTLIFPLSFAILAHSLFTQPILNQLDASPPSADQSQTNHQWTLLFVYQFIYIIFLFAFSLLSTAAVVFTVASLYTSKPVSFSSTMSAIPLVLKRLFITFLWVSLCMLVYNSVFLMFLVILIVAIDLQSVILAVFSMVVIFVLFLGVHVYMTAWWHLASVVSVLEPVYGIAAMRKSYELLKGRTHMACSMVFMYLALCGFIAGVFGGVVVRGGDDFGLFARIVVGGFLVGVLVIVNLVGLLVQSVFYYVCKSFHHQAIDKSALHDHLGGYLGDYVPLKSSVQMENFDI